In one window of Harpia harpyja isolate bHarHar1 chromosome 11, bHarHar1 primary haplotype, whole genome shotgun sequence DNA:
- the GPX4 gene encoding phospholipid hydroperoxide glutathione peroxidase has product MGWGRAVRRALQCGAAVAAVRGPARTMCAQAEDWRSAKAIYDFHARDIDGNDVSLEKYRGYVCIITNVASKUGKTAVNYTQLVDLHARYAERGLRILGFPCNQFGKQEPGDNAQIKAFAENYGVKFDMYSKIDVNGDDAHPLWKWMKEQPKGRGTLGNAIKWNFTKFLINREGQVVKRYSPMEDPYIIEKDLPAYL; this is encoded by the exons ATGGGATGGGGTCGGGCGGTGCGGCGGGCGCTGCAGtgcggggcggcggtggcggcggtgcGGGGCCCGGCCCGGACCATG TGTGCCCAGGCGGAGGactggcgctcggccaaggccaTCTATGATTTCCACGCCCGAGACATCGATGGCAACGACGTCTCTCTGGAGAAGTACCG aGGCTACGTCTGCATCATCACCAACGTGGcttcaaaatgaggaaaaaccgCTGTAAACTACACTCAGCTTGTTGACTTGCACGCCAGATACGCTGAGAGGGGTTTACGCATCTTGGGCTTTCCCTGCAACCAGTTTGGAAAACAG GAGCCTGGGGACAACGCTCAGATTAAGGCATTTGCTGAAAACTACGGTGTGAAGTTTGACATGTACAGTAAGATCGACGTCAATGGGGACGATGCCCACCCGCTCTGGAAGTGGATGAAGGAGCAGCCCAAAGGAAGAGGCACCCTGGGCAA tGCAATAAAATGGAACTTCACTAAG TTCCTCATTAACCGGGAGGGCCAAGTGGTGAAGAGGTACAGTCCCATGGAAGATCCCTAC ATCATCGAGAAGGACCTGCCTGCCTATCTGTAG
- the POLR2E gene encoding DNA-directed RNA polymerases I, II, and III subunit RPABC1: protein MDDEEETYRLWKIRKTIMQLCHDRGYLVTQDELDQTLEEFKGQFGDKPSEGRPRRTDLTVLVAHNDDPTDQMFVFFPEEPKVGIKTIKMYCQRMQEENITRALIVVQQGMTPSAKQSLVDMAPKYILEQFLQQELLINITEHELVPEHVVMTKEEVTELLARYKLRENQLPRIQAGDPVARYFGIKRGQVVKIIRPSETAGRYITYRLVQ from the exons ATGGACGACGAGGAGGAGACGTACCGGCTGTGGAAGATCCGTAAGACCATCATGCAG CTCTGCCACGACCGGGGCTACCTGGTGACCCAGGACGAGCTGGACCAGACGCTGGAGGAGTTCAAGGGGCAGTTCGGTGACAAACCCAGCGAGGGCCGGCCCCGGCGCACCGACCTGACGGTGCTGGTGGCTCACAACGACGATCCTACCGACCAGATGTTCGTCTTCTTTCCGG AGGAGCCCAAGGTTGGAATAAAGACGATCAAGATGTACTGCCAGAGGATGCAGGAGGAGAACATCACCAGAGCGCTGATCGTGGTACAGCAAGGCATGACCCCTTCGGCAAAGCAG TCCCTGGTAGATATGGCTCCCAAATACATCCTGGAGCAGTTCCTGCAGCAAGAGCTTCTGATCAACATCACAGAGCACGAG TTGGTCCCGGAGCACGTTGTCATGACAAAGGAAGAAGTAACTGAGCTACTGGCTAGATA TAAGCTGAGAGAGAACCAGCTCCCAAGGATACAGGCCGGGGATCCTGTGGCCCGGTACTTCGGAATAAAGCGTGGTCAG GTAGTGAAGATCATAAGACCGAGTGAGACTGCGGGCCGCTACATCACCTACAGACTGGTGCAGTAA